A genomic segment from Dietzia psychralcaliphila encodes:
- a CDS encoding restriction endonuclease subunit S, producing the protein MEAPVYSVTKHAGFVPSLEYFRKQVFSRDISKYKVVEHGEFAYATIHLDEGSIGIAPEQALISPMYTIFKVRQEKIDSHYLLRYLKSPRALQTYPQLGQGAVHRRKSIALSSLGKLLVPVPPLDEQRRIAKTLDRSAGIRSSRKRSFELARELQTASFIDLFGSPATWIDRWPMGTIGDITESTQYGTSEKSGPDGTTPVLRMGNITTDGRLDTSDLKYMNLSEADREKFTTRRGDILFNRTNSPDLVGKTAAVRNDEHFAFAGYLIRLRLVDEFEPDFVSGYLNSAYGKVLLRSMCKSIVGQANINAKELRRIPIALPPAAVQREYRDVVSQVERHAALLATSDSAVNATLASLQTRAFRGEL; encoded by the coding sequence GTGGAGGCTCCCGTCTATTCCGTTACGAAGCATGCGGGATTCGTCCCCAGTCTCGAGTACTTTAGAAAACAGGTTTTCAGCAGGGACATTTCGAAATATAAAGTCGTTGAACACGGCGAGTTCGCATATGCAACTATTCACCTCGACGAAGGATCGATCGGAATAGCGCCCGAACAAGCTCTCATAAGCCCCATGTACACAATTTTCAAAGTTAGACAGGAGAAAATAGACTCTCACTACTTGTTGCGCTATCTAAAAAGCCCACGCGCGCTTCAAACTTACCCGCAGCTTGGACAAGGCGCCGTCCACCGCAGAAAATCCATTGCCCTATCCTCGCTCGGCAAGCTGCTCGTTCCCGTCCCTCCGCTTGACGAGCAGCGACGTATTGCCAAGACCCTTGATCGCAGTGCAGGTATTAGGAGTTCGCGAAAACGCTCATTCGAACTAGCGCGTGAACTGCAAACCGCGTCTTTCATTGACCTTTTTGGCAGCCCCGCCACCTGGATAGACCGGTGGCCGATGGGCACGATTGGCGACATCACGGAATCGACTCAGTACGGCACCTCTGAGAAATCTGGGCCAGATGGGACGACTCCCGTTCTCCGAATGGGAAACATCACTACTGACGGCCGATTGGACACCAGCGATCTGAAGTATATGAATTTATCCGAAGCCGATCGAGAGAAATTCACGACTAGACGCGGCGACATCCTATTCAACCGAACTAACAGCCCTGACCTTGTCGGGAAAACTGCGGCAGTCCGGAACGACGAACATTTTGCCTTCGCCGGGTACTTGATAAGGCTCCGGCTAGTAGATGAGTTCGAGCCCGACTTCGTATCCGGATACCTGAATAGCGCATATGGAAAAGTGCTGCTGCGGTCGATGTGCAAGTCGATTGTGGGTCAGGCCAACATCAACGCTAAAGAGCTACGGCGTATACCGATCGCGCTCCCGCCGGCCGCAGTCCAGCGTGAGTACCGCGACGTCGTTTCGCAGGTGGAGCGCCACGCTGCGCTGCTGGCCACCAGCGATAGCGCTGTGAACGCTACGCTCGCATCTCTTCAAACCCGCGCATTCCGAGGCGAACTCTGA
- a CDS encoding endonuclease NucS domain-containing protein — MPVEMGIWRIDGRAPRRLSASQLPTESMLEEFLEQDPTLLGERLLVVGRQIRTPYGKYIDLLAMDIEGNLHVLELKRDKTPRDVVAQVLDYGSWVSTLDRETVIELANTQLDAAFETAFEEVFGVSAPDEINGSINLVVVATDIDSSSERIVTYLREFGVPVNVVFFTHLEDEGRRYLARSWLAGDDEGAHRSVSGPRGAKGKKAEWNGIDWFVSFGEEGSRSWEDGRRYGFVSAGGGRWYSDSLHNLPVGARVNVHIPKRGYVAVGTVLREATRFDDAMVEVDGQWVRLRDQELNAPYRHSPEGVNENGNDSDDDEYVVPVKWTNAVPQSDALWVKGMFANQNSACKLRQEFTLDRLGEHFALDQIEETL; from the coding sequence ATGCCCGTCGAAATGGGGATCTGGCGGATCGACGGCAGGGCTCCGCGACGGCTCAGTGCGAGCCAGTTGCCCACCGAGTCCATGTTGGAAGAGTTCTTGGAGCAAGACCCGACGCTCCTGGGTGAACGCCTCCTCGTCGTCGGACGTCAGATTCGAACGCCGTACGGGAAATACATCGACCTCTTGGCCATGGACATCGAGGGCAACCTGCACGTCCTAGAGCTCAAACGGGACAAGACACCCCGCGACGTGGTGGCGCAGGTCCTCGACTACGGCTCGTGGGTCTCGACGTTGGACCGCGAGACCGTAATCGAACTCGCCAATACGCAGCTGGACGCTGCGTTCGAGACCGCGTTCGAAGAGGTCTTCGGCGTCTCCGCTCCCGACGAGATCAACGGATCGATCAATCTCGTCGTGGTGGCGACCGACATCGATTCGTCGTCGGAGCGGATCGTCACCTACCTCCGGGAGTTCGGCGTACCGGTCAACGTCGTCTTCTTTACCCACCTCGAGGATGAAGGACGTCGCTACCTAGCGCGATCGTGGCTGGCCGGCGACGACGAGGGAGCGCACCGATCGGTGTCGGGACCCCGGGGCGCGAAGGGCAAGAAGGCGGAGTGGAACGGGATCGACTGGTTTGTCTCCTTCGGCGAGGAGGGCAGTAGATCCTGGGAGGACGGCCGCCGGTACGGATTCGTCTCCGCTGGCGGCGGGCGCTGGTACTCCGACTCACTCCATAACCTGCCAGTAGGCGCCCGTGTCAACGTCCACATCCCCAAGCGCGGATACGTGGCCGTCGGCACCGTGCTGCGGGAGGCGACACGGTTCGATGACGCAATGGTCGAGGTTGACGGGCAGTGGGTGCGGCTGCGGGATCAGGAGTTGAACGCCCCGTACCGGCATTCGCCCGAGGGCGTGAATGAGAACGGCAACGATAGCGACGACGACGAGTACGTCGTCCCCGTGAAGTGGACAAATGCCGTTCCGCAGTCCGATGCACTCTGGGTCAAGGGGATGTTCGCCAACCAGAACAGTGCCTGCAAGCTGCGGCAGGAGTTCACCCTGGACCGGCTCGGCGAGCACTTCGCGCTGGACCAGATCGAGGAGACACTATGA
- a CDS encoding restriction endonuclease, with protein sequence MTVDPTWDQYMAPALPVLLDGEVHRARDICTSAADLLGVSAEKRLETIPSGQQRYRNRANWALSYLYRAGAAERPVRGHYRITDAGRKLCADHPDGIKEKDLASLDGPVPNPPVVDPPDEPTELDPVEQVSLGVERLHSAVATDLLNRLHANEPVFFEQAVLDLIMAMGYGGAEGTASRTQLSNDGGIDGIVDQDALGLSRIYVQAKRFALDATIHRPTIQAFVGALHGNQANQGVFITTARFSSGARAYADSVPTRVVLIDGPRLASLMIRYSVGVQVNQTVHIVEVDEDFFE encoded by the coding sequence ATGACCGTCGATCCCACCTGGGACCAGTACATGGCCCCCGCGCTGCCGGTGCTCCTGGACGGTGAGGTCCACCGCGCCCGCGACATCTGCACTTCCGCTGCCGATCTGCTCGGCGTCAGCGCAGAGAAGCGACTGGAGACAATCCCCTCCGGCCAGCAGCGGTACCGCAACCGTGCTAATTGGGCTCTGTCGTACCTCTACCGCGCCGGTGCCGCTGAACGGCCAGTACGTGGGCACTACCGCATTACGGATGCGGGACGGAAGCTGTGCGCTGACCATCCGGACGGAATCAAGGAGAAGGATCTCGCGTCGCTTGATGGCCCAGTTCCAAACCCTCCGGTGGTCGACCCTCCCGACGAGCCAACGGAGTTGGACCCGGTGGAGCAGGTGTCGCTCGGAGTCGAACGCCTGCATTCTGCTGTCGCGACCGACCTGCTCAATCGGCTCCACGCGAACGAGCCCGTCTTCTTCGAACAAGCGGTCCTCGACCTCATCATGGCAATGGGATACGGCGGCGCCGAAGGAACGGCCAGCCGCACCCAACTCTCCAACGATGGCGGGATCGACGGAATCGTCGACCAGGATGCCCTCGGGTTAAGCCGCATCTACGTACAGGCCAAGCGCTTCGCCCTCGACGCGACCATCCACCGGCCCACGATCCAGGCCTTCGTCGGAGCCCTCCACGGAAATCAAGCCAACCAGGGCGTCTTCATCACCACAGCGCGCTTCAGCAGCGGCGCCCGGGCCTACGCCGACTCCGTCCCGACGCGAGTCGTGCTCATCGACGGCCCGCGGCTGGCCTCGCTGATGATCCGCTACAGCGTGGGTGTGCAGGTCAACCAGACCGTCCACATCGTCGAGGTGGACGAGGACTTCTTCGAGTGA
- a CDS encoding helix-turn-helix domain-containing protein — protein MTTLLEPKTYPPSENAGVAEIDDLLHSGDTPTFALVNGSHSVALPAEINAILTQVVAAMRAGKAITVTPQSQSLTTQQAADLLGMSRPTLVKLIDAGEIPCTRTSNRRMLLLDDVLEYRRKRRDRQLAAIAATQADLVEDLEPEEMLGILAEARAARRKRIDRG, from the coding sequence ATGACCACACTGCTCGAGCCCAAGACCTACCCTCCCAGCGAGAACGCCGGCGTCGCGGAGATCGACGACCTGCTTCACTCCGGCGATACACCGACATTCGCCCTGGTCAACGGCTCTCACTCTGTCGCGCTACCGGCCGAGATCAACGCCATCCTCACTCAGGTCGTCGCCGCGATGCGGGCCGGCAAGGCGATCACCGTGACCCCGCAGTCCCAGAGCCTCACCACCCAGCAGGCGGCCGACCTGCTGGGAATGAGTCGTCCGACACTGGTCAAGTTGATCGACGCAGGTGAGATACCGTGCACTCGAACCAGCAACCGGCGGATGCTGCTGCTCGATGACGTACTCGAGTATCGCCGCAAACGCCGCGACCGTCAGCTCGCTGCGATCGCGGCCACGCAAGCTGACCTAGTCGAGGACCTCGAGCCCGAAGAAATGCTCGGCATACTCGCCGAAGCACGGGCGGCGCGACGGAAGCGAATCGACCGAGGTTGA
- a CDS encoding PIN domain-containing protein: MLAAVLDTCVLFNGLTRDLLLSLVAFDSYRLVLTEANIEEIEDVETRKLMKQGHDRELAERRAAFLASQLRENFEVVCRSRSTLVAPVGLPDPDDEHLVAAAVAGGAEVIVTANFKDLPDHLLPSGVRTQDAPSFLHDMICADPGKAASALLAMSERRRTPPQSELDILGLLVLKGQLRPSTAEIVRSALSRMREDHR, translated from the coding sequence GTGCTTGCAGCCGTACTCGACACCTGTGTGTTGTTCAACGGCCTAACCCGAGACTTATTGCTGTCATTGGTCGCCTTCGACTCATACCGTCTGGTCCTGACCGAGGCCAATATCGAGGAGATCGAGGACGTAGAGACTCGCAAACTCATGAAGCAGGGGCACGACCGCGAACTGGCCGAGAGAAGGGCAGCGTTCCTCGCCTCGCAACTCAGGGAAAACTTCGAGGTCGTCTGCCGGTCCCGCTCCACTCTCGTCGCCCCTGTCGGTCTGCCTGATCCCGACGACGAGCACCTCGTGGCCGCAGCCGTCGCAGGAGGAGCCGAGGTCATAGTCACCGCGAACTTCAAAGACCTTCCTGACCATCTCCTGCCCTCTGGAGTACGTACCCAGGATGCGCCGTCATTCCTTCACGACATGATCTGCGCCGACCCCGGCAAGGCTGCATCGGCTCTGCTCGCGATGAGCGAACGTCGCCGCACACCACCACAGTCCGAACTCGACATCCTCGGTCTATTAGTACTGAAGGGGCAGTTGCGCCCGTCCACAGCCGAAATTGTTCGGTCAGCCCTGTCCCGCATGAGAGAAGACCATAGATGA
- a CDS encoding DEAD/DEAH box helicase family protein encodes MTSNFDFVPAEWGSVRADAIQAESNGRTDPRVSVFYARRVLEQVVVLIFDLERLPLPYNSDLSGRLGDPGFIASVGPEIVSKATIIRKAGNRAVHDKKEIQETSALEILRQLHDLLKWAAYSYSSTPDDVPTSSSYDPLLIPAPAATGGQPPLTAAELAQLNNVLEAKDAALAAEKATSSALQAQIDELIAKVQQAQKTKDAPEPTFDVSEAETRRQFIDADLREAGWDLTDARDREFPVTGMPNDTGQGFVDYVLWGEDGLPLALVEAKRSLADATIGQQQAKLYADCLGAKFGRRPVIFFTNGFERWLWDDAMYPARRVSGFLTRGELELTVQRRHSRAPLEATPVDKTIVERHYQQHAIRSVDDVFTRGQREALLVMATGSGKTRVAIALVDQLMKAGWVKRVLFLADRVALVNQAVSAFKAHLPSATTVNLVTEKNQEGRVYVSTYPTMMGLINQTDDGRRTFGPGHFDLVVIDEAHRSVYQKYGAIFEWFDSLLVGLTATPKDEVDRNTYSLFHLEDGVPTDAYSLDDAVAEGYLVPPVGVSVPTRFLREGIHYDQLSEAEKDEWDLQDWGDDEAPTDIDPEELNRWLFNADTVDKVLATLMENGHKVAGGDRLGKTIIFAKNYAHAKFIWERFDLAYPEYKGEFAKIITYKSEYAQSLIDDFSETDKFPHIAISVDMLDTGIDVPEVVNLVFFKMVRSASKFWQMIGRGTRLAPDLYGPGEDKKNFYVFDFCMNLEYFNQPGAGSEGSVQKSLGQRLFEARLGLVSALDQSAPGQGGSPVDPELRDATARHLHEIVAGMNLDNFLVRPKREWVLKYQDWARWDRLTPQRAGEVAEHLAGVPSTVKDDDEQAKRFDLLLLRTQLAVLEGDHVTAERTRGQIQEIAGSLLSQTAIPAVAAQQQLLAEVSEDEWWQDVTLSMLELARLRIRGLVRFLEKSARAVVYTNFKDELGEGSIVELPGMAVGTNWERFKAKSRAYLLEHEDHIALQKLRRNKQLTAADLASLEEMLANSGAGGPEDVARAREEANGLGLFVRSLVGLDRQAATEAFSEFLSDSTHSATEIRFIQLIVEELTANGVVPAARLYESPFTDHSPTGPDVLFPGAAGDRIFVILDEVRGRALPDMGVA; translated from the coding sequence ATGACCTCCAACTTCGACTTTGTCCCCGCCGAGTGGGGCAGCGTCCGCGCCGACGCGATCCAGGCGGAGTCGAATGGTCGGACCGACCCCCGCGTGAGTGTGTTCTACGCCCGTCGCGTGCTGGAGCAGGTCGTCGTCCTGATCTTCGATCTCGAGCGGCTCCCGCTGCCATACAACTCCGACCTCAGTGGACGGCTCGGCGATCCCGGGTTCATCGCCTCCGTGGGCCCGGAGATCGTCTCGAAAGCGACCATCATCCGCAAGGCCGGAAACCGCGCGGTCCACGACAAGAAGGAGATCCAGGAAACGTCCGCCCTCGAGATACTGCGGCAGCTCCACGACCTGCTCAAATGGGCCGCCTACAGCTATTCGTCCACGCCTGATGACGTGCCCACCTCGTCGTCGTACGATCCTTTGCTCATTCCGGCACCCGCCGCCACGGGCGGCCAACCCCCACTCACCGCGGCGGAACTCGCCCAGCTCAACAACGTCCTAGAGGCCAAGGACGCCGCGCTCGCGGCGGAGAAGGCCACCAGTTCCGCGCTGCAGGCGCAGATCGACGAGCTAATCGCCAAGGTCCAGCAGGCTCAGAAGACCAAGGACGCCCCCGAGCCGACCTTCGACGTGAGTGAGGCCGAGACCCGGCGCCAGTTCATCGACGCGGACCTGCGCGAGGCCGGGTGGGACCTGACCGACGCGCGGGACCGCGAGTTCCCCGTCACCGGGATGCCCAACGACACCGGGCAGGGATTCGTCGACTACGTGCTCTGGGGAGAGGACGGCTTGCCCCTGGCACTGGTCGAGGCCAAGAGATCGCTCGCCGACGCCACGATCGGCCAGCAACAGGCCAAGCTCTACGCGGACTGTCTGGGAGCGAAGTTCGGCCGTCGCCCCGTCATCTTCTTCACCAACGGGTTCGAGCGCTGGCTCTGGGACGACGCGATGTACCCGGCGCGCCGCGTCAGCGGCTTTTTGACCCGGGGCGAGCTGGAGCTCACCGTGCAGCGCCGGCATTCACGAGCGCCGCTCGAGGCGACGCCCGTCGACAAGACCATCGTGGAGCGGCATTACCAGCAGCATGCAATCCGCTCGGTCGACGACGTCTTCACGCGAGGGCAGCGTGAGGCGCTCCTAGTCATGGCCACCGGATCCGGCAAGACCCGCGTCGCAATCGCATTGGTGGACCAGCTCATGAAGGCCGGCTGGGTCAAGCGCGTGCTCTTCCTGGCCGACCGCGTGGCCCTGGTCAACCAGGCCGTGTCCGCGTTCAAGGCGCACCTACCGTCGGCCACCACCGTCAACTTGGTCACGGAGAAGAATCAGGAGGGGCGCGTCTACGTCTCCACGTATCCCACGATGATGGGGCTGATCAACCAGACCGACGACGGCCGCCGCACCTTCGGCCCCGGGCACTTCGACCTCGTGGTTATAGACGAGGCCCACCGGTCGGTGTATCAGAAGTACGGGGCGATCTTCGAGTGGTTTGACTCATTGCTCGTGGGCCTCACCGCCACGCCCAAGGACGAGGTCGACCGCAACACCTACAGCCTGTTCCACCTCGAGGACGGCGTCCCGACCGACGCGTACAGCCTCGACGACGCCGTGGCCGAGGGCTACCTGGTGCCGCCCGTGGGAGTGTCCGTGCCGACCCGGTTCCTGCGCGAGGGCATCCACTACGACCAGCTGTCGGAGGCCGAGAAAGACGAGTGGGACCTCCAGGACTGGGGTGACGACGAAGCGCCCACCGACATCGACCCCGAGGAACTCAACCGCTGGCTCTTCAACGCCGACACCGTGGACAAGGTGCTGGCAACCCTCATGGAGAACGGCCACAAGGTGGCTGGTGGCGACCGACTGGGCAAGACGATCATCTTTGCCAAGAACTACGCCCACGCCAAGTTCATCTGGGAGCGCTTCGACCTGGCCTACCCGGAATACAAGGGCGAGTTCGCCAAAATCATCACCTACAAGTCCGAGTATGCGCAGAGCCTCATCGACGACTTCTCCGAGACGGACAAATTCCCGCATATCGCGATAAGTGTTGACATGCTCGACACGGGGATCGACGTCCCCGAGGTGGTCAACCTCGTGTTCTTCAAGATGGTCCGGTCGGCGTCCAAGTTCTGGCAGATGATCGGAAGGGGGACACGCCTGGCGCCGGATCTCTACGGACCCGGGGAGGACAAGAAGAACTTCTATGTTTTCGATTTCTGCATGAACCTCGAATACTTCAACCAACCCGGTGCCGGCAGCGAGGGTTCGGTGCAGAAGTCTCTCGGTCAGCGACTGTTCGAGGCGCGGCTCGGACTAGTCTCCGCCCTGGACCAGTCTGCCCCGGGCCAGGGGGGCAGCCCGGTCGACCCCGAGCTCCGCGATGCCACCGCCCGGCACCTCCACGAGATCGTCGCCGGCATGAACCTCGACAACTTCTTGGTCCGGCCCAAGCGCGAGTGGGTCCTGAAGTACCAGGACTGGGCGCGTTGGGACCGCCTCACCCCCCAGCGCGCGGGAGAGGTCGCCGAGCACCTCGCGGGCGTGCCCTCGACCGTGAAGGACGACGACGAACAAGCCAAGCGGTTCGATCTACTGCTCCTCCGGACCCAGCTGGCGGTCCTCGAAGGCGATCACGTGACCGCCGAGAGGACGCGGGGGCAGATCCAGGAGATCGCCGGAAGTCTCCTGTCCCAGACCGCCATCCCGGCGGTCGCCGCGCAGCAGCAGCTCCTCGCTGAAGTCTCGGAGGACGAATGGTGGCAGGACGTGACGCTGTCCATGCTCGAGCTGGCGCGACTCCGGATCCGCGGGCTCGTGCGCTTCCTGGAGAAGTCGGCGCGCGCTGTCGTCTACACCAACTTCAAGGACGAGCTTGGCGAGGGATCAATAGTTGAGCTGCCCGGGATGGCAGTCGGCACCAACTGGGAGCGCTTCAAGGCCAAGTCCCGGGCGTACCTCCTTGAGCACGAGGACCATATCGCCCTACAGAAGTTGCGACGAAACAAGCAGCTCACCGCGGCCGACCTGGCGTCGCTAGAAGAGATGCTGGCCAACTCCGGCGCGGGCGGCCCCGAGGACGTCGCTCGGGCTCGGGAGGAGGCCAACGGCCTGGGCCTCTTCGTCCGCTCCCTCGTGGGGCTCGACCGCCAAGCGGCCACAGAGGCGTTCTCTGAGTTTCTGTCCGACTCCACGCACTCCGCCACGGAAATCCGGTTCATCCAGCTCATCGTGGAGGAACTCACCGCGAACGGGGTGGTCCCCGCTGCCCGACTCTACGAATCACCGTTCACCGACCACTCACCTACCGGGCCGGACGTGCTGTTTCCCGGGGCCGCCGGCGACCGCATCTTCGTGATCCTCGACGAAGTGCGGGGCCGAGCGCTGCCTGACATGGGAGTCGCATAG
- a CDS encoding alpha/beta hydrolase family protein, whose protein sequence is MRFPATCSRRPLASAVAALVVVVTGVVSSAILVPATASAQPAPRWSGLDTRHWDRPVPAPGVPATSVPLDPSLSLPEAGRAVRSAYGTIDQHGRSAIATSAVFLPHGTPPPGGWPVVAWAHGTTGLGDDCAPSTQPRSERDSEYLGHWLRQGYAVVAADYVGLGTPGLLSYLNGQVAARGIIDAVSAARADGLPLSPTWALVGQSQGAGAALVTATRATELGAPAGLDYRGVVATGAPANLEHLFQWGGPGFPPVSLPTGLNLYAFYILAGLRDQHPEFELDRFLTARGREMVDTAEHLCYDDMREAVGDFQISQALTRPVKDIPDVYGHLARYMGTPAAGYDRPVFLGQGLLDLDVPAPSALSLAAQMTLNKQPLELHVYPDRDHSGTVYAATPDATAFLDRVMG, encoded by the coding sequence ATGCGCTTTCCCGCCACCTGCTCCCGCCGTCCGCTGGCCTCGGCGGTCGCCGCCCTCGTCGTCGTCGTAACGGGGGTCGTCTCCTCCGCAATCCTCGTACCGGCCACGGCGTCAGCCCAGCCCGCGCCACGGTGGTCCGGACTGGACACCCGCCACTGGGACCGGCCGGTCCCGGCGCCAGGCGTTCCGGCGACCTCCGTTCCACTGGATCCCTCACTCTCACTGCCGGAGGCCGGGCGGGCGGTGCGCTCGGCATACGGGACGATCGATCAACACGGGCGCTCCGCGATCGCCACCTCGGCTGTGTTCCTGCCGCACGGCACTCCCCCGCCGGGCGGGTGGCCCGTGGTGGCCTGGGCGCACGGGACCACCGGGCTGGGAGACGACTGCGCGCCGTCGACTCAGCCGCGCTCCGAACGGGACAGCGAGTACCTGGGCCACTGGCTGCGCCAGGGGTATGCCGTGGTGGCGGCGGACTACGTTGGCCTCGGCACGCCGGGCCTGCTCAGCTACCTGAACGGGCAGGTCGCCGCACGCGGGATCATCGACGCTGTCAGTGCCGCACGGGCCGACGGGCTCCCGCTCTCCCCGACATGGGCGTTGGTGGGCCAGTCGCAGGGCGCGGGGGCTGCTCTGGTCACCGCCACGCGGGCAACCGAACTGGGCGCCCCCGCGGGGCTGGACTACCGCGGAGTCGTGGCCACCGGTGCCCCCGCCAACCTCGAGCACCTCTTCCAGTGGGGCGGACCGGGCTTCCCGCCGGTGTCGCTCCCCACCGGCCTCAACCTCTACGCCTTCTACATCCTCGCGGGACTCCGAGACCAGCACCCCGAGTTCGAGCTAGACCGGTTCCTCACCGCGCGAGGCCGCGAGATGGTCGATACCGCCGAACACCTCTGCTACGACGACATGCGCGAGGCGGTGGGCGACTTCCAGATCTCCCAGGCGCTGACCAGGCCGGTCAAGGACATCCCGGACGTCTACGGTCACCTGGCCCGATACATGGGCACCCCGGCAGCCGGTTACGACCGACCCGTCTTCCTGGGGCAGGGCCTGCTCGACCTGGACGTGCCCGCTCCCTCCGCTCTCTCGCTCGCCGCGCAGATGACCCTGAACAAGCAACCGCTCGAACTGCACGTCTATCCGGACAGGGACCACAGCGGAACGGTCTACGCGGCGACGCCGGACGCCACGGCGTTCCTGGACCGGGTGATGGGCTGA
- a CDS encoding alpha/beta fold hydrolase, with product MSALDFESTSKTITAGRFELHFHEAGEQSVTEPENAVPVLFLHGSGPGVTAWSNFSGNFPVFAEQFHTILLDMPGFGKSSDLEWEKAYPLIAAEAIDAFCEAKGIEKVDIIGNSMGGNVACETALAYPGRVRKMALMGPGGLAAPLFTPEPSEGSRRLFDFLAKPSDESMAAWVDTMVGNKKVVSDELIRARTEAATAPGAVERMYAIFGSILKPENAYTPLYARASQIRQETLLIWGRDDRMLPYEQAHFAFRQLPRAELHAFSRCGHWAMIEQKDKFERLVIDFLLN from the coding sequence ATGAGCGCCCTCGACTTCGAGTCCACCAGCAAGACCATCACCGCCGGCCGCTTCGAGCTGCATTTCCACGAGGCGGGAGAGCAGAGCGTCACCGAGCCGGAGAACGCGGTCCCCGTCCTCTTCCTGCACGGCTCCGGCCCCGGCGTCACCGCGTGGTCCAACTTCTCCGGCAACTTCCCCGTCTTCGCCGAGCAGTTCCACACCATCCTGTTGGATATGCCGGGCTTCGGCAAGAGCTCCGACCTCGAGTGGGAGAAGGCCTACCCGCTGATCGCCGCCGAGGCGATCGACGCGTTCTGCGAGGCCAAGGGCATCGAGAAGGTCGACATCATCGGCAACTCGATGGGCGGCAACGTCGCCTGCGAGACCGCCCTGGCCTACCCGGGCCGCGTCCGCAAGATGGCGCTCATGGGACCCGGCGGCCTGGCGGCCCCGCTGTTCACCCCCGAGCCGAGCGAGGGCTCGCGGCGCCTGTTCGATTTCCTCGCCAAGCCCTCCGACGAGTCCATGGCCGCCTGGGTCGACACGATGGTGGGCAACAAGAAGGTCGTCTCCGACGAGCTGATCCGCGCGCGGACCGAGGCCGCCACCGCGCCGGGCGCCGTCGAGCGGATGTACGCCATCTTCGGCTCCATCCTCAAGCCCGAGAACGCCTACACGCCGCTCTACGCCCGGGCCTCCCAGATCCGCCAGGAGACGCTGCTGATCTGGGGTCGCGACGACCGCATGCTCCCCTACGAGCAGGCGCACTTCGCGTTCCGGCAGCTCCCCCGTGCCGAACTGCACGCCTTCTCGCGCTGTGGCCACTGGGCGATGATCGAACAGAAGGACAAGTTCGAGCGCCTGGTGATCGACTTCCTGCTCAACTGA